The proteins below come from a single Oncorhynchus keta strain PuntledgeMale-10-30-2019 chromosome 32, Oket_V2, whole genome shotgun sequence genomic window:
- the LOC118365612 gene encoding tRNA-splicing endonuclease subunit Sen54-like isoform X1, which translates to MIVGLQSPAGKFWETMGFSAHGKQCLHPEEALYLMECGNLQVFYQDLPLSIQEGYERFLYSKTMSVQHYQVFGHLKRLGYVVNRFDPSSVPSQYERQLNLPQSRDGSGKLRKRKRSHSPTSRHTGTQEGPTSKRMEEEKDCNREEEDKNPDSLPDLSAPDIDEIQTASHVDPTTSTVGGQGRSWWSKKGSPDPDSELPGQPQRSPRWDFSSIPFPDLGSRCWLPSSLTSPDPCLLPGAVGSVGACDVAPWLQRLNLREVRMSRHEWERERDRDRYRRDINQDREVRRCRNWAEYQELQERRIQRSRRDRPAHLWKGPVTPLHDPAQVTSTGELLDKISVIKSTRLLEGASSLKGSE; encoded by the exons ATGATAGTGGGGCTGCAGTCACCAGCA GGGAAGTTTTGGGAGACTATGGGGTTTTCTGCCCATGGTAAGCAATGTCTACATCCAGAAGAGGCTCTCTATCTAATGGAGTGT GGAAACCTGCAAGTTTTCTACCAAGACCTGCCACTGTCCATCCAAGAGGGTTATGAGAGATTTCTATACTCAAAGACAATGAGTGTACAGCATTACCAG GTTTTTGGCCATTTGAAGCGACTTGGTTATGTGGTGAACAGATTTGATCCCAG TTCTGTGCCATCGCAGTATGAGAGGCAGTTGAACCTGCCCCAGTCCCGAGACGGCTCAGGAAAACTTCGGAAGAGGAAACGCAGCCACAGCCCCACCTCCAG gcacacaggaacacaggagGGCCCCACTTCTaagagaatggaggaggagaaagactgcaacagagaggaagaggacaagaATCCTGACTCTCTTCCAGATCTTTCAGCCCCAGACATTGACGAAATCCAGACAGCATCACACGTTGACCCCACCACTTCAACTGTGGGTGGCCAGGGCAGGAGCTGGTGGTCAAAGAAAGGctccccagaccctgactctgAGCTGCCAGGTCAGCCCCAGAGGTCCCCTCGCTGGGACTTCAGCTCCATCCCTTTCCCAGACCTGGGCTCCAGATGCTGGCTCCCCAGCAGCCTGACCTCCCCAGACCCCTGCCTGCTGCCCGGGGCTGTGGGGTCAGTGGGGGCCTGCGATGTGGCCCCCTGGCTGCAGAGGCTCAATCTGCGTGAGGTGAGGATGTCCCGGcatgagtgggagagagagcgggataggGACCGGTACCGGAGGGACATCAACCAGGACAGAGAGGTACGACGTTGCAGGAACTGGGCGGAGTACCAGGAGCTACAGGAGAGAAGGATTCAACGGAGCCGCAGAGATAGGCCAGCACACCTGTGGAAGGGGCCGGTCACACCCCTACATGACCCTGCACAGGTCACTTCAACTG GTGAGCTGCTGGATAAAATCAGTGTGATCAAATCCACACGGCTGCTGGAGGGAGCATCCAG
- the LOC118365612 gene encoding tRNA-splicing endonuclease subunit Sen54-like isoform X2: MIVGLQSPAGKFWETMGFSAHGKQCLHPEEALYLMECGNLQVFYQDLPLSIQEGYERFLYSKTMSVQHYQVFGHLKRLGYVVNRFDPSSVPSQYERQLNLPQSRDGSGKLRKRKRSHSPTSRHTGTQEGPTSKRMEEEKDCNREEEDKNPDSLPDLSAPDIDEIQTASHVDPTTSTVGGQGRSWWSKKGSPDPDSELPGQPQRSPRWDFSSIPFPDLGSRCWLPSSLTSPDPCLLPGAVGSVGACDVAPWLQRLNLREVRMSRHEWERERDRDRYRRDINQDREVRRCRNWAEYQELQERRIQRSRRDRPAHLWKGPVTPLHDPAQVSCWIKSV; encoded by the exons ATGATAGTGGGGCTGCAGTCACCAGCA GGGAAGTTTTGGGAGACTATGGGGTTTTCTGCCCATGGTAAGCAATGTCTACATCCAGAAGAGGCTCTCTATCTAATGGAGTGT GGAAACCTGCAAGTTTTCTACCAAGACCTGCCACTGTCCATCCAAGAGGGTTATGAGAGATTTCTATACTCAAAGACAATGAGTGTACAGCATTACCAG GTTTTTGGCCATTTGAAGCGACTTGGTTATGTGGTGAACAGATTTGATCCCAG TTCTGTGCCATCGCAGTATGAGAGGCAGTTGAACCTGCCCCAGTCCCGAGACGGCTCAGGAAAACTTCGGAAGAGGAAACGCAGCCACAGCCCCACCTCCAG gcacacaggaacacaggagGGCCCCACTTCTaagagaatggaggaggagaaagactgcaacagagaggaagaggacaagaATCCTGACTCTCTTCCAGATCTTTCAGCCCCAGACATTGACGAAATCCAGACAGCATCACACGTTGACCCCACCACTTCAACTGTGGGTGGCCAGGGCAGGAGCTGGTGGTCAAAGAAAGGctccccagaccctgactctgAGCTGCCAGGTCAGCCCCAGAGGTCCCCTCGCTGGGACTTCAGCTCCATCCCTTTCCCAGACCTGGGCTCCAGATGCTGGCTCCCCAGCAGCCTGACCTCCCCAGACCCCTGCCTGCTGCCCGGGGCTGTGGGGTCAGTGGGGGCCTGCGATGTGGCCCCCTGGCTGCAGAGGCTCAATCTGCGTGAGGTGAGGATGTCCCGGcatgagtgggagagagagcgggataggGACCGGTACCGGAGGGACATCAACCAGGACAGAGAGGTACGACGTTGCAGGAACTGGGCGGAGTACCAGGAGCTACAGGAGAGAAGGATTCAACGGAGCCGCAGAGATAGGCCAGCACACCTGTGGAAGGGGCCGGTCACACCCCTACATGACCCTGCACAG GTGAGCTGCTGGATAAAATCAGTGTGA